GCACCCCGCACCCGCTCCAGCGGCAGTGCTGGTGGTGGCCGGCAGGCGCGGCCCGCGCCGGTACCGCGACCGAACGGGACGCTGTATCACCCGCGTCGGCTCGGCAAGGGCTGGGACGTCGAGGAACTGCGACGGCTGCGCACCCAGCAGGTGCCCATGCTGCTGTACGGGCCGCCCGGCACCGGCAAGACCGCCATGGTCGAGGCCGCGTTCCCCGACCTGCTCACCGTCGCCGGCACCGGCGACACCGTCGTCGACGACTTCCTCGGCTCCTACAACCCGATGCCCGGCGGCGGCTACGAGTTCGTCCACGGACCGCTGGTCACCGCCATGCGCGAGGGGCGGGTGCTGCTGGTCGACGACGCCACCCTCATCCCACCCCGCGTCCTGGCAGTCCTGTACCCGGCCATGGACGGCCGCGGAATGATCACCATCCCCTCCCACGGCAACGAAACCGTGCAGGCCGCCGACGGGTTCTACATCGTCGCCGGCCACAACCCGGGTGTGCACGGCGCGGTGCTCACCGAGGCCCTGGCCTCCCGGTTCACCGTCCACCTGCACGTCACCACCGACTGGGACCTCGCCCGCCAACTCGGCGTCCCCAAGCCGGTCGTGGCCGCGGCGATCGACCTCAACGCCGACCTCGCCGCCGGCAAGACCGTGTGGGCGCCGCAGCTGCGCGAACTGCTCGGCTTCGTCAAGGTCCGCGACCACCTTGGCATGACCGCCGCCCTGGCGAACCTGGCCGGCATCGCCCCCGAGGACGCCCGCGACGACGTCACCGCCGCCCTGTCCCGACACACCGGCACGCCCATCACCGCGCTCGCCCTCGGCAAGCGCTAACCGCCGTCCACCTCAGATTTCTGGAAGGAGCCAATCCGTGTCACACCCCAGCACCCACCTACAGCAGGGCGCACCGCCGACGCCGGCCGGCGCCAGCGACTGGCATGACTGGTCCGCGGCGTGGACCAAGCACGTCCCGCTGCTGACCGGCCGTACCGACCTCACCGTCCTCGTCGCCCCCGGCGCCGCCGGGGACGCGCCCGAGTGTTTCTACCCCGATCTCAACCGGATCGAGGTCGACGCCACCTACATCGCCGAGCGCCCCGACGTCACCAACCCGGCCAAGGCCCGGCACAAGCGCCTCGTGCCCACCGGCTACGGGCTGCTCGTGCACGGCGCCGCGCACGCCGCGCACAGCCGCTGGGCCACCCCGCCCGGCACCCCGCCGATCCTCGCCGCTGTCGCCGACATGCTGGAGGAATCCCGGGCCGAAGGACGCCAACGCGCCCGCCGCCGGGGCGACCGCCGCTGGCTGCGCCACGTCGTGAAGACCCTCCTCGACCCCGACAACGCGGCCATCGACGACGCGTGGCACGCCGGACAACTCGCCGCGCTGCTCCTCGCCCGCGTCGACGCCCGTATCGTCACCAGCAAGGACGTCCGCCCCGTCCGCGCCGCCGTCACCGGCGTCCTCGGACGCAA
This genomic stretch from Micromonospora krabiensis harbors:
- a CDS encoding ATP-binding protein, with protein sequence MTTPRPPALPAGSPQNDQASASGAGTPATEAGSGRSGYLYRKVALHLADHPDTILKVGEITRAIGAPSSGAVFEALKKMAAAGHATHHRDPHHRFQITQAGIDAAGTLPPAAPRTRSSGSAGGGRQARPAPVPRPNGTLYHPRRLGKGWDVEELRRLRTQQVPMLLYGPPGTGKTAMVEAAFPDLLTVAGTGDTVVDDFLGSYNPMPGGGYEFVHGPLVTAMREGRVLLVDDATLIPPRVLAVLYPAMDGRGMITIPSHGNETVQAADGFYIVAGHNPGVHGAVLTEALASRFTVHLHVTTDWDLARQLGVPKPVVAAAIDLNADLAAGKTVWAPQLRELLGFVKVRDHLGMTAALANLAGIAPEDARDDVTAALSRHTGTPITALALGKR